In Chloroflexota bacterium, the genomic stretch CCGGCGGCAGGGCGAGCGCCTGTTCATTGGTGTCCCCGAAGCAGCATGGACCGGGCGGGCGGGGATTGAACGCCCCGCCTACAGTCATTCAGTCGCTGCGCGACGGCCGCCGGGAACGGCAGGCACTGGCGCGACTGGAGCGTCGCGCAGCGACTGCAGGATCGTAGGCGGGGCTTTCAAGCCCCGTCGAGGCGGCACGACGACATCAACATGCAATCACCCTGGCAGCGGAAGGAGAACTCGCCAAGGCAGAACGCCGGTTCGGCTATACTTCTCGACGGTCTGCGGCAGCAACGTCGCAGGCCGGCGCGGCTCAGACACTGAGTCGCTCCCTTTCTGCTCTCACGCCGCCCGGTCCTGCACCAGTCCGGGACTACCCGCGGAGGGCAAGCCCAGAGAAAGGAGGGTGCACGTGCGCGATTATGAGTTGATGGTGGTGCTCAACCCTGACCTGGACGAGGCCAGCGTTGAGGCGACCACCGAGCGACTCACCACCCAGATCGCCGGTCGGGGTGGCGAGGTCGTTGACGTTCAGAAGTGGGGCCGCCGCCGGCTGGCCTACCCCATCGCCAAGCACCGCGACGGCTTCTACGCCGTGGCAAAGCTGAAGCTCTCGCCGGAAGCGGCCGATCCGCTGGACCGCGCGCTTCGGCTGAACGAGTCTGTCCTTCGTCACCTGCTCGTCCGGTTGGACGAAGCGTAAGCCTGCGGAGGCTCTTGCGCGATGCTCAAGGCTTCGGTGATCGGCAACCTCGGTAGTGACCCGGAAATGAAGTACTCGGCGAACGGCGCGCCGTTCCTGCGCTTCAACGTGGCCTCGAACTTCCGTACGCGGAACCCCGAAGGCCAGTGGGAGGACCGCACCGAGTGGGTCCGTGTCACCGTGTTCGGGCAGCGCGCTGAATCGCTCTCGCAGTACCTCCGCAAGGGCATGCGCGTCTTTGTCGATGGTCGCCTGGAAGCGCGACCCTGGACGGACCAGCAGGGTGGCGTCCGCGCCGGCCTGGAACTGGTCGCCAGCGACGTGGAGTTCATGAGCTCCCGCTCGGAAGACGAGCAGCGCCTGGGCGGTGGTGGCGGCGGGGGCGGCGGCGAGTACCGCGAGCCGCGCCCATCGGGTGGCGGTGGCGGCGGGAACGCGCCCCGGCCTCGGCCGGCGCAGCAGTCGCGCCCACCAGCCGACGACGACGGCGGCGATCTCGACGATCTGCCGTTCTAAGCTCCGGAGGGCCGGCTCACCCGGTGAGCCAGTGCGCTCCCCGACGTTTTCGATCTTCAGCAGTTGACCGGTGGCGGCACTCCTCAGGGAGTCGCCCCACCCGCGTGGAGTAACGCAGTGCCAGCACGAAAGCCAGGTGGCGGTGGCGCCGGCGGTGGCCGGGGCGGCCGTCGCGGCGAGTTCGCCAGGAAGTATCCCCCACGGCGTAAGGTTTGTACGTTCTGCGTCGATAAGGTCACGTACATCGACTACAAGGACATTGCCCGGCTCCGCCGGCACCTGTCCGAGCGCGGCAAGATCGAGCCGCGCCGCAAGACCGGCACCTGCGCGCGCCACCAGCGGGCGCTGGCTGTCGCGCTGAAGCGGGCCCGCCACGTTGCGCTGCTGCCGTACACCGCCGAGCACATCCGGCTGAGTGGCATGGTGCTGCGGTCGCCGGACGACCGGCGGCCATCTGACCGTGGCCCGCGCTTCCCGCGCCCGGAACAGCCCGCGGCCCCGGCCCCTGACGGCGCAGCGCCCGCTGCTGACGGCACAGCGCCCGCTGCTGACGGCACAGCGCCCGCTGCTGACGGTGCAGTTGCCGAGGCCCCCGCTGCTGACGGCGCAGCCGCCGAGGCGCCCGCTGCGGCGCCTGCCGAGTCCAACGGCGCAGTCGCGGTTGCTGAGGCTCCGGCCGAGGCGCCTGCCGCCGCACCGACTGCCACCGAGTAGCACCGGACGGCCAGCGTTCTGGAGGCGGCGGGCAAAGCGCCTGCCGCTTCCGGGCACGGCCGGGACACCATGCCGTCAGTCCGCAACCGTCACCCATCGCGCAGCAAGAGTGCCGCCGTCCGCCTGGCTGCACTCTATCCGTCGCGCCGCCAGCTACGGAAGTGGAACCGCGAGCAGAAGGTGCACCGCATCCTGCTCTGGGGGCTGGCCGGCCTGATCGGGCTGGTCGTCCTCATTCTCGGCTTCGGCTACCTGCGCGAGAACGTGCTGCGTGCCAACGAGGTCGCCGCCGTGGTCAACGGCGAGCCGATCACGCTGGCCCAGATGCTCGAACGGGTCAAGCCGCGAGCCGCCGCGCTCGACGCGCAGGCCCAGTTCTACCAGGCCCAGGGGCTGACCCAGGCGGCCACCCAGATCCAGCTTCAGCGTTCCGGCCTGCCCGATCAAGTCCTCGACTCGATGATCGAAGACAAGCTCGTCACGGCTGAGCTGAACCGGCGCGGCATCATGGTCGCGAACAACGAGATCGACGAGGCGATCCGCAAGGAGATCTCCGA encodes the following:
- the rpsF gene encoding 30S ribosomal protein S6, whose amino-acid sequence is MRDYELMVVLNPDLDEASVEATTERLTTQIAGRGGEVVDVQKWGRRRLAYPIAKHRDGFYAVAKLKLSPEAADPLDRALRLNESVLRHLLVRLDEA
- a CDS encoding single-stranded DNA-binding protein, with protein sequence MLKASVIGNLGSDPEMKYSANGAPFLRFNVASNFRTRNPEGQWEDRTEWVRVTVFGQRAESLSQYLRKGMRVFVDGRLEARPWTDQQGGVRAGLELVASDVEFMSSRSEDEQRLGGGGGGGGGEYREPRPSGGGGGGNAPRPRPAQQSRPPADDDGGDLDDLPF
- a CDS encoding 30S ribosomal protein S18, with the protein product MPARKPGGGGAGGGRGGRRGEFARKYPPRRKVCTFCVDKVTYIDYKDIARLRRHLSERGKIEPRRKTGTCARHQRALAVALKRARHVALLPYTAEHIRLSGMVLRSPDDRRPSDRGPRFPRPEQPAAPAPDGAAPAADGTAPAADGTAPAADGAVAEAPAADGAAAEAPAAAPAESNGAVAVAEAPAEAPAAAPTATE